A stretch of Monomorium pharaonis isolate MP-MQ-018 chromosome 7, ASM1337386v2, whole genome shotgun sequence DNA encodes these proteins:
- the LOC105835441 gene encoding putative sodium-coupled neutral amino acid transporter 10, with protein sequence MISQMSHVMTLANSIIGVSVLAMPFCFKQCGIVLAVLVLLLCSVLSRLACHFLVKSAVIARRRNFELLAFHAFGYMGKFLVELFIIGFMLGTCIAYFVVVGDLGPQIISKMTSKSPADIRTSLLIFTGVFIVLPLGLLRNIDSLSSICTATIVFYLCLVLKIMDESTLHIFMGDWLNSVNYWRPAGILQCLPIFSMALFCQTQLFEIYETIPNVSLEKMNDVVRGALNICTLVYMCVGLFGYIAFCTQPFTGNILLSFEPSITSELIKLGFVFSVAFSFPLVIFPCRASLNSLLFRRVYTHEPSVNYLPESRFRCLTIVIVSISLIIGILVPNIEFVLGIVGSTIGVMICLIFPTVFFISISSKNTNERLVAQGILIISVWIIILGTYANLYAMEESTNTKLAVTNKPLGQINNLPLGQINNLPLNIIKDDLHIIPDIPNSLELIPRAKDKIDQLPEINILEKTLDLQVNDVRQEPPIPVERMIVSEKPNVEKSDKIAVGSLVPEIRDMVETIRNNNLNVQAAQVAANADIAKIDKPVTLKAEEKIKIIEEKEQSIDLQKNDNLINLDAIKKEESELAADGDIANARAAERHEQLRKTLEKHKLEQRQMMQEQKEILKDIKEQKQEFEREKQRMAKDEILKKNEKVQIDLKENVLPESKDNLEENGKKVVENNEIIVGQNNKEVLQEKKWRNADKIKLNEELQPQDDNSNNINVKIENEKKLDLLNEISKNKNVEESQKILENVPDTFLPIKKVDRETPEKLLQRENQDKTKVEEIEFNDSKNLKGPILNVLSKGILQRSVIEEKLAEENDNNREMKEEKKEVLTNEIANASDKLQGKYDEKYSVPIALKMMNQSKLDRVIQSLNKSESEILAIRRDILENYEREKRDVDREINANDTGINGDRLTEKSESLVKNAGDVDSETCSKLQESSKKSEAEKESKKRVNKVQSTTEAPLINTNLYLSEQKITKTISMDQHIALNSEYASMKQEDSILNPKDKTEI encoded by the exons ATGATATCCCAAATGTCGCATGTGATGACCCTCGCCAACAGTATCATAGGCGTGAGCGTCCTGGCGATGCCGTTCTGCTTCAAACAGTGCGGCATAGTGCTGGCTGTACTGGTGCTGCTCCTGTGCAGCGTCCTATCCCGACTGGCCTGCCACTTTCTCGTCAAGTCAGCTGTGATAGCCAGGAGACGCAACTTTGAACTTCTCGCCTTCCACGCGTTTGGCTATATGGGAAAGTTCCTGGTAGAGCTATTCATCATTGGCTTTATGCTGGGCACATGCATTGCCTACTTTGTCGTCGTTGGTGATCTCGGGCCACAGATAATCAGCAAGATGACAAGTAAAAGTCCAGCTGACATTCGCACTAGTCTGCTGATCTTCACCGGAGTCTTTATAGTTCTGCCCCTGGGACTGCTCCGAAATATCGACAGTCTGTCTAGCATTTGCACCGCCACCATTGTCTTCTATCTCTGTCTTGTGTTAAAG ATCATGGATGAATCGACCCTACACATTTTTATGGGAGACTGGCTTAATAGTGTTAATTATTGGAGACCAGCCGGCATCCTGCAGTGCCTGCCGATATTCTCCATGGCCCTTTTCTGTCAGACGCAGCTGTTCGAAATATACGAAACCATTCCGAATGTATCCTTAGAGAAGATGAATGATGTTGTACGGGGAGcgttaaatatatgtacacttGTATATATGTGCGTTGGCTTGTTTGGTTACATTGCATTCTGTACCCAACCATTCACAG gaaatattttactgaGTTTCGAACCTAGTATAACATCGGAATTGATTAAATTGGGATTTGTGTTCTCGGTCGCATTCAGTTTCCCTCTAGTCATATTTCCATGTCGTGCGAGCTTgaattctcttttatttcgCCGG GTGTACACCCATGAACCATCTGTCAATTATTTGCCAGAATCCAGGTTTCGCTGCCTCACTATTGTGATAGTCAGCATTTCCCTGATCATCGGTATTTTAGTACCGAATATAGAATTCGTTCTTGGTATCGTGGGATCAACGATCGGTGTGATGATTTGCTTGATATTCCCGACAGTATTCTTTATATCTATCAGCAGTAAAAATACCAATGAAAGACTGGTAGCGCAG GGCATTTTAATTATCAGCGTTTGGATCATTATTCTTGGTACATATGCCAATCTGTACGCCATGGAAGAGtctacaaatacaaaattggCGGTGACCAATAAGCCGCTtggtcaaattaataatttaccgCTCggtcaaattaataatttaccgttaaatataattaaagacgATTTACATATCATTCCCGACATTCCCAACAGTTTAGAACTCATTCCCAGAGCAAAAG ACAAAATTGATCAACTGcctgaaataaatattcttgaaaaaacGTTAGACTTACAAGTGAATGACGTTCGACAGGAACCTCCAATACCCGTTGAACGTATGATTGTCAGCGAAAAGCCAAATGTGGAAAAGTCTGATAAAATAGCAGTAGGCTCTCTTGTGCCAGAAATAAGAGATATGGTCGAAACAAtaagaaacaataatttaaatgtacaaGCAGCACAGGTTGCCGCAAATGCCGATATTGCTAAAATCGATAAACCTGTTACTTTGAAGGCGGAAGAGAAGATAAAGATAATCGAAGAGAAAGAGCAATCTATAGATCTGCAGAAAAACGATAATCTCATTAATTTGGACGCCATAAAAAAGGAGGAATCGGAATTAGCGGCCGATGGGGACATTGCTAATGCTAGAGCCGCCGAACGACACGAACAACTTAGAAAAACACTGGAAAAGCATAAATTGGAGCAACGGCAGATGATGCAGGAACAAAAAGAGATTTTGAAGGATATCAAGGAACAGAAGCAAGAattcgagagagagaaacagagaatGGCAAAGGACGAAATactaaaaaagaatgaaaaggTACAAATTGATTTGAAAGAGAATGTTCTGCCAGAGAGTAAAGATAATTTGGAAGAAAATGGTAAAAAGGTTGTGGAAAATAATGAGATTATCGttggacaaaataataaagaagttTTACAAGAGAAGAAATGGAGAAACGCggacaaaataaaactaaatgaaGAGCTTCAGCCTCAAGAcgataatagtaataatataaacgtcAAGAttgaaaacgagaaaaaattagatttgcttaacgaaatatctaaaaataagaaCGTAGAAGaatcacaaaaaatattggaaaacgTACCAGATACATTTCTTCCTATCAAAAAGGTCGACCGTGAAACACCAGAGAAACTGTTACAGAGAGAAAATCAAGACAAGACGAAAGTAGAAGAAATAGAATTTAACGATTCGAAAAATTTGAAGGGTCCTATTTTGAACGTCTTATCCAAAGGAATTCTACAAAGATCTGTTATAGAAGAGAAACTTGCTGAAGAGAATGATAATAATCGTGAGATGaaggaagagaaaaaggaagttCTTACGAATGAAATTGCGAATGCATCAGACAAATTGCAAGGAAAATACGACGAGAAATATTCTGTACCTATAGCGTTAAAAATGATGAATCAGTCAAAATTAGACAGAGTTATTCAATCATTGAATAAGAGCGAGTCAGAGATTCTCGCTATACGTCGAGATATTTTAGAGAATTATGAACGCGAGAAGAGAGATGTCGACCGAGAGATAAATGCAAACGACACGGGAATCAATGGCGATCGTCTAACTGAGAAGTCTGAATCTCTTGTCAAAAACGCCGGCGATGTGGACAGCGAAACTTGTTCGAAATTGCAGGAAAGTTCGAAAAAATCAGAGGCAGAAAAAGAATCTAAGAAAAGAGTGAATAAAGTACAGAGTACAACTGAAGCGCCTCTGATCAACACAAACCTCTATTTGTCCgagcaaaaaataacaaaaacgaTTTCTATGGATCAGCATATTGCTCTAAACTCAGAGTATGCGAGTATGAAACAGGAAGACTCGATCCTCAATCCTAAAGACAAaactgaaatataa
- the LOC105835443 gene encoding histone deacetylase HDAC1, with protein sequence MDPVKMSMQPHSRKRVCYYYDSDIGNYYYGQGHPMKPHRIRMTHNLLLNYGLYRKMEIYRPHKATADEMTKFHSDEYIRFLRSIRPDNMSEYNKQMQRFNVGEDCPVFDGLYEFCQLSAGGSVAAAVKLNKQASEICINWGGGLHHAKKSEASGFCYVNDIVLGILELLKYHQRVLYIDIDVHHGDGVEEAFYTTDRVMTVSFHKYGEYFPGTGDLRDIGAGKGKYYAVNIPLRDGMDDDSYESIFVPIISKVMETFQPSAVVLQCGADSLTGDRLGCFNLTVRGHGKCVEFVKKYNLPFLMVGGGGYTIRNVSRCWTYETSVALGCEIANELPYNDYFEYFGPDFKLHISPSNMANQNTPEYLDKIKTRLFENLRMLPHAPGVQVQAIPEDGAVIEDSEAEDKANPDDRLPQRDLDKRMQHENEYSDSEDEGEGGRRDNRSYKGSRKRPRLEKGQEAMDTDSKKDEDMKVDAKENEKDDKVNPTNEETKKDGGANP encoded by the exons ATGGATCCAGTAAAAATGTCCATGCAGCCGCACAGCAGGAAACGGGTCTGCTACTATTACGATA GTGATAtcggaaattattattatggcCAGGGACATCCTATGAAGCCGCATCGCATAAGAATGACACATAATCTACTTTTGAACTATGGTCtttatagaaaaatggaaatatat CGGCCTCATAAAGCCACTGCAGATGAGATGACAAAATTTCACAGTGACGAATATATTAGATTTCTGAGATCTATAAGGCCCGATAATATGTCGGAATATAACAAACAAATGCAACGAT TTAATGTAGGAGAAGACTGTCCTGTTTTCGACGGTCTGTATGAGTTTTGTCAATTGTCAGCTGGTGGATCTGTAGCTGCGGCTGTAAAACTCAACAAGCAAGCTTCTGAAATTTGCATCAATTGGGGTGGTGGTTTACACCATGCAAAAAAGAGCGAGGCTTCTGGCTTTTGCTACGTGAACGACATTGTGCTTGGAATATTGGAACTATTGAAGTACCATCAAAGAGTTCTATACATTGATATCGATGTACATCATGGCGACGGTGTAGAGGAAGCTTTTTATACAACAGATAGAGTCATGACAGTTTCGTTTCACAAGTATGGCGAGTATTTCCCTGGGACGGGAGATCTTCGTGATATCGGGGCGGGcaag GGAAAATACTATGCAGTCAACATACCTTTGAGAGATGGTATGGATGATGATAGCTATGAGTCGATCTTTGTCCCTATTATCTCGAAAGTGATGGAAACATTTCAACCTTCCGCTGTTGTTCTACAATGTGGAGCTGATTCATTGACTG GCGATCGATTGGGATGTTTCAATTTAACTGTGAGAGGCCATGGTAAATGCGTGGAATTTgtgaagaaatataatttgccTTTCCTGATGGTCGGAGGTGGTGGTTACACCATCAGAAATGTATCCAGATGTTGGACATACGAGACATCGGTCGCTCTTGGATGTGAGATTGCTAATGAGCTTCCGTATAACGATTACTTTGAATATTTTGGCCCAGactttaaattacatattagtCCGTCAAATATGGCGAACCAAAACACTCCTGAATATCTGGACAAGATAAA aaCAAGATTGTTCGAAAATTTGAGAATGCTACCTCACGCACCTGGCGTGCAAGTTCAGGCAATACCGGAAGACGGAGCTGTTATCGAGGATTCGGAAGCTGAAGATAAAGCAAATCCAGATGATAGATTACCTCAACGTGATTTAGATAAAAGAATGCAGCATGAAAACGAATATAGTGATAGTGAAGACGAAGGTGAGGGCGGACGAAGAGACAATAGGTCGTATAAg GGATCTAGAAAGCGGCCCCGTTTGGAAAAAGGCCAAGAAGCCATGGATACTGATTCAAAGAAAGATGAGGATATGAAGGTAGATGCAAAag aaaatgaaAAGGATGACAAGGTAAACCCCACGAATGAGGAGACGAAGAAAGATGGCGGAGCGAATCCCTGA
- the LOC105835437 gene encoding DNA replication licensing factor Mcm7: MANKVARDYIKDKEQMKSFFLEFVAMDDNTGNKVFKYRQMLTKIAHREQISFEIDLDDVQSFDDELAMSIANNTRRYTNLVLNLVQEMLPDFKEGVVLPKDPLDVYTEHRLLLEERNRAQGRPQNTVKINYAPELMRRFEVYFKDFSDAKAYSVRDIKADKIGKLVTVRGIVTKATEVKPMIVVATYTCDECGSEVSQPVHSLSFMPLRTCPSDGCRVNKSGGRLYLQTKGSKFIKFQELKLQEHSEQVPVGHIPRSLTIFCRGETTRTCLPGDHVIITGVFLPFLKTGFNARTGPALSSETYLDAHKMICLNNVNTVDDGSAELTEEELSLLMQDDFYNKLACSLAPEIYGLEDVKKALLLLLVGGTDKKKGDIKIRGNINICLMGDPGVAKSQLLSYITRLAPRSQYTTGRGSSGVGLTAAIMKDPLTGQMVLEGGALVLADQGVCCIDEFDKMADADRTAIHEVMEQQTISIAKAGIMARLNARVSILAAANPAYGRYNPQRSVEQNIQLPAALLSRFDLLWLIQDRADRSNDLKLAQHITYVHQHCSQPPTETEAIDMKLIRKYIKLCKTKEPAVSEELTEYIVESYVEMRKEARNSHDKTFTSARNLLAILRLSTALARLRLSNVVDKEDIAEANRLVEMSKHSINYSEQRTNNAQQNPTNRIFQLIRELAGDKKTVKVSDILERCTSKGFKPDPVYKCIEEYEALNVWQVNQTRRLITFI; this comes from the exons ATGGCGAATAAAGTGGCGAGGGATTATATCAAGGATAAGG AGCAAATGAAGTCCTTCTTCCTTGAATTCGTGGCAATGGATGATAATACAGGAAATAAAGTCTTCAAATATAGACAAATGCTTACCAAGATAGCACACAGAGAACAAATTAGCTTTGAGATTGATTTGGATGATGTACAGTCGTTCGACGACGAATTGGCCATGTCTATTGCTAATAATACAAGAAGATATACCAATTTAGTCCTGAAT ctTGTTCAAGAGATGCTGCCTGACTTCAAAGAAGGAGTTGTTTTACCTAAAGATCCATTGGATGTATATACAGAGCATCGATTGTTACTGGAAGAGCGTAACAGAGCTCAGGGTAGGCCTCAAAATACCGTCAAGATTAATTATGCTCCCGAATTGATGCGTCGttt TGAAGTCTACTTTAAAGATTTCTCTGATGCAAAGGCATACTCAGTAAGAGACATCAAGGCAGATAAGATTGGAAAATTGGTGACAGTTAGAGGTATTGTCACAAAAGCAACTGAGGTGAAGCCAATGATAGTTGTGGCGACGTATACATGTGATGAATGTGGTTCGGAAGTGAGCCAGCCG gtGCATTCCTTGAGCTTCATGCCATTACGAACGTGCCCGAGCGATGGATGCCGCGTAAACAAATCTGGCGGCAGATTGTATCTACAAACAAAGGGTTCAAAGTTCATCAAATTTCAAGAGTTAAAATTGCAGGAACAT AGCGAGCAAGTTCCAGTTGGTCACATACCGCGATCGTTAACCATCTTCTGTCGTGGCGAAACGACGAGAACGTGTTTGCCTGGAGACCACGTTATTATAACTGGTGTGTTTCTGCCATTCCTGAAAACTGGTTTTAACGCTAGAACAGGACCTGCACTTTCCAGTGAAACTTATTTGGATGCACat AAAATGATATGCTTGAATAATGTGAATACTGTAGATGATGGCAGTGCGGAATTGACTGAAGAAGAACTGAGTTTACTGATGCAAGATGATTTTTACAACAAGTTGGCTTGTTCCTTGGCCCCGGAAATATATGGACTTGAAGATGTGAAAAAGGCATTGCTTCTGCTTCTCGTTGGGGGAACGGACAAAAAGAAAGGCGACATTAAAATTCGAG gtaacattaatatttgctTGATGGGAGATCCCGGTGTAGCAAAGTCGCAATTATTATCTTACATTACGCGATTGGCCCCGAGATCGCAGTACACTACCGGACGAGGATCATCCGGCGTAGGTTTGACCGCTGCCATTATGAAGGATCCTTTAACGGGTCAAATGGTATTGGAGGGTGGAGCTTTGGTACTGGCAGATCAAGGGGTTTGCTGCATCGACGAGTTTGATAAAATGGCAGACGCGGATAGAACGGCAATCCACGAAGTGATGGAGCAACAGACCATATCTATTGCCAAAGCTGGCATAATGGCTCGTTTAAACGCGAGAGTTTCGATATTAGCTGCCGCTAATCCGGCATACGGCAGATATAACCCGCAGAGATCGGTCGAGCAGAACATTCAATTGCCCGCCGCTTTACTGTCACGGTTTGACTTATTATGGCTTATTCAAGATCGCGCAGATCGGAGCAATGAtcttaa ACTCGCGCAACATATCACATATGTTCATCAGCATTGCTCGCAACCTCCGACAGAAACGGAAGCTATAGATATGAAATTGATaaggaaatatataaaactttgcaaAACGAAGGAACCTGCTGTATCAGAAGAATTAACAGAATATATTGTAg AGTCTTATGTAGAAATGCGGAAAGAAGCACGTAACAGCCACGATAAGACGTTTACTTCCGCTCGTAATTTACTGGCTATCCTTCGATTGTCGACGGCATTAGCACGATTGCGGTTATCGAATGTAGTTGATAAGGAGGATATAGCAGAAGCAAATAGATTAGTGGAGATGTCCAAACATTCGATCAATTACTCCGAACAACGCACCAATAACGCGCAACAGAATCCAACTAACAGGATCTTCCAACTGATACGAGAATTGGCAGGCGATAAAAAAACCGTCAAAGTATCGGATATTCTGGAACGATGTACGAGCAAAGGATTTAAACCCGATCCGGTGTACAAATGCATCGAGGAATACGAAGCGTTGAATGTGTGGCAGGTCAATCAGACCAGAAGATTaatcacttttatttaa
- the LOC105835442 gene encoding bystin, with amino-acid sequence MGKAKKLKVSKGETKESKIALADQIEQEKTVKLKNRQKVRHRADEEEYVDPALTNKILSQARQQQLEIEAEISGSDPKRARKPTVKLGSGLSDDEDRSSDDDEPVENVHYYENIEIDEADERALQMFMSKDPVPTRTLADIIMEKLTEKKTEIETQFSDVRSIQLQDLDPRVRAMYEGVRDVLAKYRSGKLPKAFKIVPALRNWEQILYITDPPKWSAAAMYQATRIFASNLKENMAQRFYNLVLLPRIRDDLAEYKRLNFHLYQALRKALFKPAAFMKGIILPLLESGTCTLREAVIIGSVIAKNSIPILHSSAAILKIAEMDYTGANSIFLRIFLDKKYALPYRVVDGVVFHFLKFERDPRELPVLWHQALLTFVQRYKSDISSEQKEALLGLLRKQSHHSITPEIRRELQHAKCRDIESTEPKPEPMDIKDT; translated from the exons ATGGGTAAAGCGAAGAAGCTCAAGGTTTCTAAAGGCGAAACTAAAGAGTCGAAGATAGCTTTAGCGGATCAAATAGAACAGGAAAAAACTGTAAAGTTGAAAAACAGACAGAAAGTCAGACATCGGGCCGACGAAGAAGAG TACGTAGACCCAGCTCTGACGAATAAGATCTTGTCGCAAGCCAGGCAGCAGCAACTGGAGATCGAGGCCGAGATTAgcggcagcgatcccaaacGCGCGAGGAAGCCGACGGTGAAGCTTGGCTCCGGTCTCAGCGACGACGAGGATCGTTCTAGCGATGATGACGAGCCGGTGGAAAATGTACACTATTACGAGAACATTGAGATCGACGAGGCGGATGAGCGGGCATTGCAGATGTTTATGTCGAAGGACCCGGTGCCCACGAGGACACTAGCCGATATAATAATGGAAAAGCTCACGGAGAAGAAAACCGAAATCGAGACGCAATTCTCCGATGTTAGGAGCATTCAGCTGCAGGATCTGGATCCACGGGTGAGAGCGATGTACGAGGGGGTCAGGGACGTCTTGGCCAAGTATCGCAGTGGTAAGCTGCCGAAGGCTTTCAAGATTGTGCCTGCCTTGAGGAACTGGGAGCAAATTCTCTATATCACTGATCCACCAAAATGGTCCGCCGCCGCCATGTATCAGGCGACCAGGATATTCGCGTCGAACTTAAAGGAGAATATGGCCCAGAGGTTCTATAACCTAGTGTTACTGCCGCGTATCAGGGACGACCTCGCGGAATACAAGAGATTGAACTTCCACTTGTACCAGGCGCTCAGGAAGGCGCTATTCAAGCCGGCCGCATTCATGAAGGGAATCATTCTGCCACTCCTGGAGTCGGGAACGTGCACGCTTAGAGAAGCGGTTATCATCGGGTCTGTGATTGCAAAAAACTCTATACCGATTTTACACTCCTCGGCAGCGATATTGAAGATCGCGGAGATGGATTATACGGGCGCTAACAGCATCTTCCTCAGAATATTTCTGGATAAGAAATATGCGCTTCCATACAGAGTAGTGGACGGAGTAGTATTTCACTTTCTTAA gTTCGAAAGAGATCCAAGAGAATTGCCAGTACTATGGCATCAGGCCCTTTTGACATTTGTTCAACGATACAAGAGCGATATCAGTTCCGAGCAGAAGGAGGCCTTGCTGGGACTGCTGAGGAAACAATCGCATCATTCAATCACTCCTGAAATCAGGAGAGAATTGCAACACGCAAAATGTAGAGATATAGAAAGTACAGAACCCAAACCAGAACCTATGGATATTAAAGATACATAA